From Draconibacterium halophilum, one genomic window encodes:
- a CDS encoding AraC family ligand binding domain-containing protein encodes MKLMHEQIDFPGKSVVIARMQEKQCFTYPWHFHSEYEIIYVLDGYGTRFVADSIEEFDSDDFVLMASNLPHFWKTDASYHEKKNHKKLSISYCSFLMSFSKRQFWIILSFTG; translated from the coding sequence ATGAAATTAATGCACGAGCAAATTGATTTTCCCGGAAAATCAGTTGTTATAGCTAGAATGCAAGAAAAACAGTGTTTTACCTATCCCTGGCATTTTCATTCGGAGTACGAAATTATTTATGTTTTAGATGGTTATGGGACACGTTTTGTGGCTGATAGCATTGAAGAATTTGATTCGGACGATTTTGTTTTAATGGCCAGCAATCTGCCACATTTCTGGAAAACTGATGCTTCATACCATGAAAAGAAAAATCATAAAAAATTAAGTATATCGTATTGCAGTTTCCTAATGAGTTTTTCAAAGAGGCAATTTTGGATTATCCTGAGTTTTACCGGATAA
- a CDS encoding helix-turn-helix domain-containing protein: MARSTEYRLLAGQYYQLDRHNFNSDRLTKVMHFLNTNYLKKVELKDVAAVANMHPSAFCRYFKEHSGKSLSEFINEIRIGYACRLLLEGKMTVSQICFECGFNNLSNFNRTFKKNTGYTPTSYFEEFQRK, from the coding sequence ATGGCACGATCAACGGAGTATCGATTACTGGCCGGTCAGTATTATCAACTGGACAGGCACAATTTTAACAGCGACCGCTTAACCAAAGTTATGCACTTCCTGAATACGAATTACTTAAAGAAAGTTGAATTAAAAGATGTAGCAGCCGTTGCCAATATGCATCCCTCTGCATTTTGTCGGTATTTTAAAGAGCACTCAGGGAAATCACTTTCTGAATTTATTAACGAAATACGCATTGGGTATGCTTGTCGCTTACTTTTGGAAGGAAAAATGACTGTATCGCAAATCTGTTTTGAGTGTGGATTTAATAACCTATCAAATTTTAATCGGACATTTAAAAAGAATACGGGGTATACACCGACTTCTTATTTTGAAGAATTTCAACGAAAATAG